A stretch of Nilaparvata lugens isolate BPH chromosome 12, ASM1435652v1, whole genome shotgun sequence DNA encodes these proteins:
- the LOC111056144 gene encoding fibroin heavy chain-like isoform X12 produces the protein MPNKIEVAIDNDADLSVCVSKKSESSVAAYGYNGDKGCNYGGDKGYNYGGGNGVAAYNYGGGCEGYGGDKGYNYGGDKGYNYGGGNEVAAYNYGGGCEGYGGDKGYNYGGDKGYNYGGGNGVAAYNYGGGCEGYGGDKGYNYGGDKGYNYGGGNGVAAYNYQDGCKGYGGDKGYNYGGDKGYNYGGGNGVAAYNYQDGCKGYGGDKGYNYGGDKGYNYGGGNGVAAYNYQDGCKGYGGDKGYNYAGGNGVAAYKSPIKYDTPISDALVTASRATQAARQVGPAIYAGKALGRAIMAAAEKGISVKNYDGGNNGCNYGGDKGYNYGGDKGYNYAGGNGVAAYNYDGGCQGYSGEKGYNYGGDKGYNYGGDKVYNNGGGNGVAAYNYGGGCKAYGGDKGYSYGGDKGYNYGGGNEVVAYNYGGGCKGYGGDKGYNYGGGNGVAAYSYGGGCQGYGGDKGYNYGGDKGYNYGGGNGVAAYSNGGGCQGYGGDKGYSYGGDKGYNYGGGNEVAAYSYGGGCQGYGGDKGYNYGGGNGVAAYSNGGGCQGYGGDKGYSYGGDKGYNYGGGNGVAAYSNGGGCQGYGGDKGYNYGGGNGVAAYNYQDGCKGYGGDKGYNYGGGNGVAAYNYQDGCKGYGGDKGYNYGGGNGVAAYNYQDGCKGYGGDKGYNYGGGNGVAAYNYQDGCKGYGGDKGYNYGGDKGYNYGGDKGYNYGGGNGVAAYSYGGGCQAYGGDKGYSYGGDKGYNYGGGNGAAAYSYGGGCQAYGGDKGYSYGGDKGYNYGGGNEVAAYSYGGGCQAYGGDKGYSYGGDKGYNYGGGSGVAAYNYGGGCKGYGGDKGYNYGGDKGYNYGGGNGAAAYSYGGGCQAYGGEEGYNYGGGNGAAAYNYGGGCQGYGADNGYNYSEGKCVTAYNSPILQGAQQAMSQVFKQFDDIGKTTVQGAAKVAKEALKMPKF, from the exons ATGCCTAATAAGATCGAAGTCGCCATTGACAACGACGCCGATTTATCTGTGTGCGTCTCAAAAAAATCCGAAAGTTCTGTGGCTGCCTATG GATACAACGGAGACAAAGGATGCAACTATGGAGGGGACAAAGGATACAATTATGGTGGCGGTAATGGTGTAGCAGCTTACAATTATGGAGGTGGATGTGAAGGATATGGTGGAGACAAAGGATACAATTATGGAGGTGACAAAGGATACAACTATGGTGGAGGAAATGAGGTTGCAGCTTACAATTATGGAGGAGGATGCGAAGGATATGGTGGAGACAAAGGATACAATTATGGAGGTGACAAAGGATACAACTATGGTGGAGGTAATGGTGTAGCAGCTTACAATTATGGAGGTGGATGTGAAGGATATGGTGGAGACAAAGGATACAATTATGGAGGTGACAAAGGATACAACTACGGTGGAGGTAATGGTGTTGCAGCTTACAATTATCAAGATGGATGTAAAGGATATGGTGGAGACAAAGGATACAATTATGGTGGTGACAAAGGATACAACTATGGTGGAGGTAATGGTGTTGCAGCTTACAATTATCAAGATGGATGTAAAGGATATGGTGGAGACAAAGGATACAATTATGGTGGTGACAAAGGATACAACTATGGTGGAGGTAATGGTGTTGCAGCTTACAATTATCAAGATGGATGTAAAGGATATGGCGGAGACAAAGGATACAACTATGCTGGTGGAAATGGTGTTGCAGCATACAAAAGTCCGATAAAATACGATACTCCAATATCAGATGCCCTTGTTACTGCATCACGTGCTACACAAGCTGCCAGGCAAGTTGGCCCCGCTATTTATGCAGGCAAAGCACTTGGCAGAGCAATTATGGCAGCAGCTGAGAAAGGAATATCAGTTAAAAATTATGATGGAGGAAACAATGGATGCAATTATGGTGGAGATAAAGGATACAATTATGGTGGCGACAAGGGATACAACTATGCTGGAGGTAATGGTGTTGCAGCTTACAATTATGATGGTGGTTGCCAAGGGTATAGTGGAGAAAAAGGATACAATTATGGTGGTGACAAAGGATACAATTATGGTGGTGATAAAGTATACAACAATGGTGGTGGTAATGGTGTTGCAGCTTATAATTATGGGGGTGGTTGCAAAGCATATGGTGGAGACAAAGGATACAGTTATGGTGGTGACAAAGGATATAATTATGGTGGAGGTAATGAGGTTGTAGCTTACAATTATGGAGGTGGATGTAAAGGATATGGAGGAGACAAAGGTTACAACTATGGTGGAGGAAATGGTGTTGCAGCTTACAGTTATGGAGGTGGATGCCAAGGATATGGTGGTGACAAAGGATACAATTATGGTGGTGACAAAGGATACAACTATGGTGGAGGTAATGGAGTTGCAGCTTACAGTAATGGAGGCGGATGTCAAGGATATGGTGGTGACAAAGGATACAGTTATGGTGGTGACAAAGGATACAACTATGGTGGAGGTAATGAAGTTGCAGCTTACAGTTATGGAGGCGGATGTCAAGGATATG GTGGTGACAAAGGATACAACTATGGTGGAGGTAATGGAGTTGCAGCTTACAGTAATGGAGGCGGATGTCAAGGATATGGTGGTGACAAAGGATACAGTTATGGTGGTGACAAAGGATACAACTATGGTGGAGGTAATGGAGTTGCAGCTTACAGTAATGGAGGCGGATGTCAAGGATATGGTGGTGACAAAGGATACAATTATGGTGGAGGTAATGGTGTTGCAGCTTACAATTATCAAGATGGATGTAAAGGATATGGCGGAGACAAAGGATACAACTATGGTGGAGGTAATGGTGTTGCAGCTTACAATTATCAAGATGGATGTAAAGGATATGGTGGAGACAAAGGATACAACTATGGTGGAGGTAATGGTGTTGCAGCTTATAATTATCAAGATGGATGTAAAGGATATGGCGGAGACAAAGGATACAACTATGGTGGAGGTAATGGTGTTGCAGCTTACAATTATCAAGATGGATGTAAAGGATATGGCGGAGACAAAGGATACAATTATG GTGGTGACAAAGGATACAATTATGGTGGTGACAAAGGATACAACTATGGTGGAGGTAATGGTGTAGCAGCTTACAGTTATGGAGGTGGTTGCCAAGCATATGGTGGTGACAAAGGATACAGTTATGGTGGTGACAAAGGATACAACTATGGTGGAGGTAATGGAGCTGCCGCTTACAGTTATGGAGGTGGTTGCCAAGCATATGGTGGTGACAAAGGATACAGTTATGGTGGTGACAAAGGATACAACTATGGTGGAGGTAATGAAGTTGCAGCTTACAGTTATGGAGGTGGTTGCCAAGCATATGGTGGAGACAAAGGATACAGTTATG GTGGTGACAAAGGATACAATTATGGAGGAGGTAGTGGAGTTGCTGCTTACAATTATGGAGGTGGATGCAAAGGATATGGTGGAGACAAAGGATACAATTATGGTGGTGACAAAGGATACAACTATGGTGGAGGTAATGGAGCTGCAGCTTACAGTTATGGTGGCGGTTGCCAAGCATATGGTGGTGAAGAAGGATATAATTATGGTGGAGGCAATGGAGCTGCAGCTTACAATTATGGAGGTGGTTGCCAAGGATATGGAGCAGACAATGGATACAACTATTCTGAAGGAAAATGTGTTACAGCATACAATTCTCCTATACTACAAGGTGCTCAGCAAGCCATGTCACAAGTCTTTAAGCAATTTGATGATATTGGCAAGACTACTGTTCAGGGTGCAGCCAAAGTAGCTAAAGAAGCATTAAAAATGCCAAAGTT
- the LOC111056144 gene encoding glycine-rich cell wall structural protein 1.8-like isoform X31 codes for MPNKIEVAIDNDADLSVCVSKKSESSVAAYGYNGDKGCNYGGDKGYNYGGGNGVAAYNYGGGCEGYGGDKGYNYGGDKGYNYGGGNEVAAYNYGGGCEGYGGDKGYNYGGDKGYNYGGGNGVAAYNYGGGCEGYGGDKGYNYGGDKGYNYGGGNGVAAYNYQDGCKGYGGDKGYNYGGDKGYNYGGGNGVAAYNYQDGCKGYGGDKGYNYGGDKGYNYGGGNGVAAYNYQDGCKGYGGDKGYNYGGDKGYNYGGGNGVAAYSNGGGCQGYGGDKGYSYGGDKGYNYGGGNEVAAYSYGGGCQGYGGDKGYNYGGGNGAAAYNYGGGCQAYGGDKGYNYGGDKGYNYGGDKGYNYGGGNGVAAYSYGGGCQAYGGDKGYNYGGDKGYNYGGGNGVAAYSNGGGCQGYGGDKGYSYGGDKGYNYGGGNGVAAYSNGGGCQGYGGDKGYNYGGGNGVAAYNYQDGCKGYGGDKGYNYGGGNGVAAYNYQDGCKGYGGDKGYNYGGGNGVAAYNYQDGCKGYGGDKGYNYGGGNGVAAYNYQDGCKGYGGDKGYNYGGDKGYNYGGDKGYNYGGGNGVAAYSYGGGCQAYGGDKGYSYGGDKGYNYGGGNGAAAYSYGGGCQAYGGDKGYSYGGDKGYNYGGGNEVAAYSYGGGCQAYGGDKGYSYGGDKGYNYGGGSGVAAYNYGGGCKGYGGDKGYNYGGDKGYNYGGGNGAAAYSYGGGCQAYGGEEGYNYGGGNGAAAYNYGGGCQGYGADNGYNYSEGKCVTAYNSPILQGAQQAMSQVFKQFDDIGKTTVQGAAKVAKEALKMPKF; via the exons ATGCCTAATAAGATCGAAGTCGCCATTGACAACGACGCCGATTTATCTGTGTGCGTCTCAAAAAAATCCGAAAGTTCTGTGGCTGCCTATG GATACAACGGAGACAAAGGATGCAACTATGGAGGGGACAAAGGATACAATTATGGTGGCGGTAATGGTGTAGCAGCTTACAATTATGGAGGTGGATGTGAAGGATATGGTGGAGACAAAGGATACAATTATGGAGGTGACAAAGGATACAACTATGGTGGAGGAAATGAGGTTGCAGCTTACAATTATGGAGGAGGATGCGAAGGATATGGTGGAGACAAAGGATACAATTATGGAGGTGACAAAGGATACAACTATGGTGGAGGTAATGGTGTAGCAGCTTACAATTATGGAGGTGGATGTGAAGGATATGGTGGAGACAAAGGATACAATTATGGAGGTGACAAAGGATACAACTACGGTGGAGGTAATGGTGTTGCAGCTTACAATTATCAAGATGGATGTAAAGGATATGGTGGAGACAAAGGATACAATTATGGTGGTGACAAAGGATACAACTATGGTGGAGGTAATGGTGTTGCAGCTTACAATTATCAAGATGGATGTAAAGGATATGGTGGAGACAAAGGATACAATTATGGTGGTGACAAAGGATACAACTATGGTGGAGGTAATGGTGTTGCAGCTTACAATTATCAAGATGGATGTAAAGGATATGGCGGAGACAAAG GATACAATTATGGTGGTGACAAAGGATACAACTATGGTGGAGGTAATGGAGTTGCAGCTTACAGTAATGGAGGCGGATGTCAAGGATATGGTGGTGACAAAGGATACAGTTATGGTGGTGACAAAGGATACAACTATGGTGGAGGTAATGAAGTTGCAGCTTACAGTTATGGAGGCGGATGTCAAGGATATGGTGGTGACAAAGGATACAACTATGGTGGAGGTAATGGAGCTGCAGCTTACAATTATGGAGGTGGATGCCAAGCATATGGAGGAGACAAAGGATACAATTATGGTGGTGACAAAGGATACAATTATGGTGGTGACAAAGGATACAACTATGGTGGAGGTAATGGAGTTGCAGCATACAGTTATGGAGGTGGATGCCAAGCATATGGAGGAGACAAAGGATACAATTATGGTGGTGACAAAGGATACAACTATGGTGGAGGTAATGGAGTTGCAGCTTACAGTAATGGAGGCGGATGTCAAGGATATGGTGGTGACAAAGGATACAGTTATGGTGGTGACAAAGGATACAACTATGGTGGAGGTAATGGAGTTGCAGCTTACAGTAATGGAGGCGGATGTCAAGGATATGGTGGTGACAAAGGATACAATTATGGTGGAGGTAATGGTGTTGCAGCTTACAATTATCAAGATGGATGTAAAGGATATGGCGGAGACAAAGGATACAACTATGGTGGAGGTAATGGTGTTGCAGCTTACAATTATCAAGATGGATGTAAAGGATATGGTGGAGACAAAGGATACAACTATGGTGGAGGTAATGGTGTTGCAGCTTATAATTATCAAGATGGATGTAAAGGATATGGCGGAGACAAAGGATACAACTATGGTGGAGGTAATGGTGTTGCAGCTTACAATTATCAAGATGGATGTAAAGGATATGGCGGAGACAAAGGATACAATTATG GTGGTGACAAAGGATACAATTATGGTGGTGACAAAGGATACAACTATGGTGGAGGTAATGGTGTAGCAGCTTACAGTTATGGAGGTGGTTGCCAAGCATATGGTGGTGACAAAGGATACAGTTATGGTGGTGACAAAGGATACAACTATGGTGGAGGTAATGGAGCTGCCGCTTACAGTTATGGAGGTGGTTGCCAAGCATATGGTGGTGACAAAGGATACAGTTATGGTGGTGACAAAGGATACAACTATGGTGGAGGTAATGAAGTTGCAGCTTACAGTTATGGAGGTGGTTGCCAAGCATATGGTGGAGACAAAGGATACAGTTATG GTGGTGACAAAGGATACAATTATGGAGGAGGTAGTGGAGTTGCTGCTTACAATTATGGAGGTGGATGCAAAGGATATGGTGGAGACAAAGGATACAATTATGGTGGTGACAAAGGATACAACTATGGTGGAGGTAATGGAGCTGCAGCTTACAGTTATGGTGGCGGTTGCCAAGCATATGGTGGTGAAGAAGGATATAATTATGGTGGAGGCAATGGAGCTGCAGCTTACAATTATGGAGGTGGTTGCCAAGGATATGGAGCAGACAATGGATACAACTATTCTGAAGGAAAATGTGTTACAGCATACAATTCTCCTATACTACAAGGTGCTCAGCAAGCCATGTCACAAGTCTTTAAGCAATTTGATGATATTGGCAAGACTACTGTTCAGGGTGCAGCCAAAGTAGCTAAAGAAGCATTAAAAATGCCAAAGTT
- the LOC111056144 gene encoding S-antigen protein-like isoform X8 has protein sequence MPNKIEVAIDNDADLSVCVSKKSESSVAAYGYNGDKGCNYGGDKGYNYGGGNGVAAYNYGGGCEGYGGDKGYNYGGDKGYNYGGGNEVAAYNYGGGCEGYGGDKGYNYGGDKGYNYGGGNGVAAYNYQDGCKGYGGDKGYNYGGDKGYNYGGGNGVAAYNYQDGCKGYGGDKGYNYGGDKGYNYGGGNGVAAYNYQDGCKGYGGDKGYNYAGGNGVAAYKSPIKYDTPISDALVTASRATQAARQVGPAIYAGKALGRAIMAAAEKGISVKNYDGGNNGCNYGGDKGYNYGGDKGYNYAGGNGVAAYNYDGGCQGYSGEKGYNYGGDKGYNYGGDKVYNNGGGNGVAAYNYGGGCKAYGGDKGYSYGGDKGYNYGGGNEVVAYNYGGGCKGYGGDKGYNYGGGNGVAAYSYGGGCQGYGGDKGYNYGGDKGYNYGGGNGVAAYSNGGGCQGYGGDKGYSYGGDKGYNYGGGNEVAAYSYGGGCQGYGGDKGYNYGGGNGAAAYNYGGGCQAYGGDKGYNYGGDKGYNYGGDKGYNYGGGNGVAAYSYGGGCQAYGGDKGYNYGGDKGYNYGGGNGVAAYSNGGGCQGYGGDKGYSYGGDKGYNYGGGNGVAAYSNGGGCQGYGGDKGYNYGGGNGVAAYNYQDGCKGYGGDKGYNYGGGNGVAAYNYQDGCKGYGGDKGYNYGGGNGVAAYNYQDGCKGYGGDKGYNYGGGNGVAAYNYQDGCKGYGGDKGYNYGGDKGYNYGGDKGYNYGGGNGVAAYSYGGGCQAYGGDKGYSYGGDKGYNYGGGNGAAAYSYGGGCQAYGGDKGYSYGGDKGYNYGGGNEVAAYSYGGGCQAYGGDKGYSYGGDKGYNYGGGSGVAAYNYGGGCKGYGGDKGYNYGGDKGYNYGGGNGAAAYSYGGGCQAYGGEEGYNYGGGNGAAAYNYGGGCQGYGADNGYNYSEGKCVTAYNSPILQGAQQAMSQVFKQFDDIGKTTVQGAAKVAKEALKMPKF, from the exons ATGCCTAATAAGATCGAAGTCGCCATTGACAACGACGCCGATTTATCTGTGTGCGTCTCAAAAAAATCCGAAAGTTCTGTGGCTGCCTATG GATACAACGGAGACAAAGGATGCAACTATGGAGGGGACAAAGGATACAATTATGGTGGCGGTAATGGTGTAGCAGCTTACAATTATGGAGGTGGATGTGAAGGATATGGTGGAGACAAAGGATACAATTATGGAGGTGACAAAGGATACAACTATGGTGGAGGAAATGAGGTTGCAGCTTACAATTATGGAGGAGGATGCGAAGGATATGGTGGAGACAAAGGATACAATTATGGAGGTGACAAAGGATACAACTATGGTGGAG GTAATGGTGTTGCAGCTTACAATTATCAAGATGGATGTAAAGGATATGGTGGAGACAAAGGATACAATTATGGTGGTGACAAAGGATACAACTATGGTGGAGGTAATGGTGTTGCAGCTTACAATTATCAAGATGGATGTAAAGGATATGGTGGAGACAAAGGATACAATTATGGTGGTGACAAAGGATACAACTATGGTGGAGGTAATGGTGTTGCAGCTTACAATTATCAAGATGGATGTAAAGGATATGGCGGAGACAAAGGATACAACTATGCTGGTGGAAATGGTGTTGCAGCATACAAAAGTCCGATAAAATACGATACTCCAATATCAGATGCCCTTGTTACTGCATCACGTGCTACACAAGCTGCCAGGCAAGTTGGCCCCGCTATTTATGCAGGCAAAGCACTTGGCAGAGCAATTATGGCAGCAGCTGAGAAAGGAATATCAGTTAAAAATTATGATGGAGGAAACAATGGATGCAATTATGGTGGAGATAAAGGATACAATTATGGTGGCGACAAGGGATACAACTATGCTGGAGGTAATGGTGTTGCAGCTTACAATTATGATGGTGGTTGCCAAGGGTATAGTGGAGAAAAAGGATACAATTATGGTGGTGACAAAGGATACAATTATGGTGGTGATAAAGTATACAACAATGGTGGTGGTAATGGTGTTGCAGCTTATAATTATGGGGGTGGTTGCAAAGCATATGGTGGAGACAAAGGATACAGTTATGGTGGTGACAAAGGATATAATTATGGTGGAGGTAATGAGGTTGTAGCTTACAATTATGGAGGTGGATGTAAAGGATATGGAGGAGACAAAGGTTACAACTATGGTGGAGGAAATGGTGTTGCAGCTTACAGTTATGGAGGTGGATGCCAAGGATATGGTGGTGACAAAGGATACAATTATGGTGGTGACAAAGGATACAACTATGGTGGAGGTAATGGAGTTGCAGCTTACAGTAATGGAGGCGGATGTCAAGGATATGGTGGTGACAAAGGATACAGTTATGGTGGTGACAAAGGATACAACTATGGTGGAGGTAATGAAGTTGCAGCTTACAGTTATGGAGGCGGATGTCAAGGATATGGTGGTGACAAAGGATACAACTATGGTGGAGGTAATGGAGCTGCAGCTTACAATTATGGAGGTGGATGCCAAGCATATGGAGGAGACAAAGGATACAATTATGGTGGTGACAAAGGATACAATTATGGTGGTGACAAAGGATACAACTATGGTGGAGGTAATGGAGTTGCAGCATACAGTTATGGAGGTGGATGCCAAGCATATGGAGGAGACAAAGGATACAATTATGGTGGTGACAAAGGATACAACTATGGTGGAGGTAATGGAGTTGCAGCTTACAGTAATGGAGGCGGATGTCAAGGATATGGTGGTGACAAAGGATACAGTTATGGTGGTGACAAAGGATACAACTATGGTGGAGGTAATGGAGTTGCAGCTTACAGTAATGGAGGCGGATGTCAAGGATATGGTGGTGACAAAGGATACAATTATGGTGGAGGTAATGGTGTTGCAGCTTACAATTATCAAGATGGATGTAAAGGATATGGCGGAGACAAAGGATACAACTATGGTGGAGGTAATGGTGTTGCAGCTTACAATTATCAAGATGGATGTAAAGGATATGGTGGAGACAAAGGATACAACTATGGTGGAGGTAATGGTGTTGCAGCTTATAATTATCAAGATGGATGTAAAGGATATGGCGGAGACAAAGGATACAACTATGGTGGAGGTAATGGTGTTGCAGCTTACAATTATCAAGATGGATGTAAAGGATATGGCGGAGACAAAGGATACAATTATG GTGGTGACAAAGGATACAATTATGGTGGTGACAAAGGATACAACTATGGTGGAGGTAATGGTGTAGCAGCTTACAGTTATGGAGGTGGTTGCCAAGCATATGGTGGTGACAAAGGATACAGTTATGGTGGTGACAAAGGATACAACTATGGTGGAGGTAATGGAGCTGCCGCTTACAGTTATGGAGGTGGTTGCCAAGCATATGGTGGTGACAAAGGATACAGTTATGGTGGTGACAAAGGATACAACTATGGTGGAGGTAATGAAGTTGCAGCTTACAGTTATGGAGGTGGTTGCCAAGCATATGGTGGAGACAAAGGATACAGTTATG GTGGTGACAAAGGATACAATTATGGAGGAGGTAGTGGAGTTGCTGCTTACAATTATGGAGGTGGATGCAAAGGATATGGTGGAGACAAAGGATACAATTATGGTGGTGACAAAGGATACAACTATGGTGGAGGTAATGGAGCTGCAGCTTACAGTTATGGTGGCGGTTGCCAAGCATATGGTGGTGAAGAAGGATATAATTATGGTGGAGGCAATGGAGCTGCAGCTTACAATTATGGAGGTGGTTGCCAAGGATATGGAGCAGACAATGGATACAACTATTCTGAAGGAAAATGTGTTACAGCATACAATTCTCCTATACTACAAGGTGCTCAGCAAGCCATGTCACAAGTCTTTAAGCAATTTGATGATATTGGCAAGACTACTGTTCAGGGTGCAGCCAAAGTAGCTAAAGAAGCATTAAAAATGCCAAAGTT
- the LOC111056144 gene encoding glycine-rich cell wall structural protein 1.8-like isoform X30, whose amino-acid sequence MPNKIEVAIDNDADLSVCVSKKSESSVAAYGYNGDKGCNYGGDKGYNYGGGNGVAAYNYGGGCEGYGGDKGYNYGGDKGYNYGGGNEVAAYNYGGGCEGYGGDKGYNYGGDKGYNYGGGNGVAAYNYGGGCEGYGGDKGYNYGGDKGYNYGGGNGVAAYNYQDGCKGYGGDKGYNYGGDKGYNYGGGNGVAAYNYQDGCKGYGGDKGYNYGGDKGYNYGGGNGVAAYNYQDGCKGYGGDKGYNYAGGNGVAAYKSPIKYDTPISDALVTASRATQAARQVGPAIYAGKALGRAIMAAAEKGISVKNYDGGNNGCNYGGDKGYNYGGDKGYNYAGGNGVAAYNYDGGCQGYSGEKGYNYGGDKGYNYGGDKVYNNGGGNGVAAYNYGGGCKAYGGDKGYSYGGDKGYNYGGGNEVVAYNYGGGCKGYGGDKGYNYGGGNGVAAYSYGGGCQGYGGDKGYNYGGDKGYNYGGGNGVAAYSNGGGCQGYGGDKGYSYGGDKGYNYGGGNEVAAYSYGGGCQGYGGDKGYNYGGGNGAAAYNYGGGCQAYGGDKGYNYGGDKGYNYGGDKGYNYGGGNGVAAYSYGGGCQAYGGDKGYNYGGDKGYNYGGGNGVAAYSNGGGCQGYGGDKGYSYGGDKGYNYGGGNGVAAYSNGGGCQGYGGDKGYNYGGGNGVAAYNYQDGCKGYGGDKGYNYGGGNGVAAYNYQDGCKGYGGDKGYNYGGGNGVAAYNYQDGCKGYGGDKGYNYGGGNGVAAYNYQDGCKGYGGDKGYNYGGGNGVAAYNAPQQGIISQALGKGISGVKQAQCALPNAAHAIKEAKKSRSCKK is encoded by the exons ATGCCTAATAAGATCGAAGTCGCCATTGACAACGACGCCGATTTATCTGTGTGCGTCTCAAAAAAATCCGAAAGTTCTGTGGCTGCCTATG GATACAACGGAGACAAAGGATGCAACTATGGAGGGGACAAAGGATACAATTATGGTGGCGGTAATGGTGTAGCAGCTTACAATTATGGAGGTGGATGTGAAGGATATGGTGGAGACAAAGGATACAATTATGGAGGTGACAAAGGATACAACTATGGTGGAGGAAATGAGGTTGCAGCTTACAATTATGGAGGAGGATGCGAAGGATATGGTGGAGACAAAGGATACAATTATGGAGGTGACAAAGGATACAACTATGGTGGAGGTAATGGTGTAGCAGCTTACAATTATGGAGGTGGATGTGAAGGATATGGTGGAGACAAAGGATACAATTATGGAGGTGACAAAGGATACAACTACGGTGGAGGTAATGGTGTTGCAGCTTACAATTATCAAGATGGATGTAAAGGATATGGTGGAGACAAAGGATACAATTATGGTGGTGACAAAGGATACAACTATGGTGGAGGTAATGGTGTTGCAGCTTACAATTATCAAGATGGATGTAAAGGATATGGTGGAGACAAAGGATACAATTATGGTGGTGACAAAGGATACAACTATGGTGGAGGTAATGGTGTTGCAGCTTACAATTATCAAGATGGATGTAAAGGATATGGCGGAGACAAAGGATACAACTATGCTGGTGGAAATGGTGTTGCAGCATACAAAAGTCCGATAAAATACGATACTCCAATATCAGATGCCCTTGTTACTGCATCACGTGCTACACAAGCTGCCAGGCAAGTTGGCCCCGCTATTTATGCAGGCAAAGCACTTGGCAGAGCAATTATGGCAGCAGCTGAGAAAGGAATATCAGTTAAAAATTATGATGGAGGAAACAATGGATGCAATTATGGTGGAGATAAAGGATACAATTATGGTGGCGACAAGGGATACAACTATGCTGGAGGTAATGGTGTTGCAGCTTACAATTATGATGGTGGTTGCCAAGGGTATAGTGGAGAAAAAGGATACAATTATGGTGGTGACAAAGGATACAATTATGGTGGTGATAAAGTATACAACAATGGTGGTGGTAATGGTGTTGCAGCTTATAATTATGGGGGTGGTTGCAAAGCATATGGTGGAGACAAAGGATACAGTTATGGTGGTGACAAAGGATATAATTATGGTGGAGGTAATGAGGTTGTAGCTTACAATTATGGAGGTGGATGTAAAGGATATGGAGGAGACAAAGGTTACAACTATGGTGGAGGAAATGGTGTTGCAGCTTACAGTTATGGAGGTGGATGCCAAGGATATGGTGGTGACAAAGGATACAATTATGGTGGTGACAAAGGATACAACTATGGTGGAGGTAATGGAGTTGCAGCTTACAGTAATGGAGGCGGATGTCAAGGATATGGTGGTGACAAAGGATACAGTTATGGTGGTGACAAAGGATACAACTATGGTGGAGGTAATGAAGTTGCAGCTTACAGTTATGGAGGCGGATGTCAAGGATATGGTGGTGACAAAGGATACAACTATGGTGGAGGTAATGGAGCTGCAGCTTACAATTATGGAGGTGGATGCCAAGCATATGGAGGAGACAAAGGATACAATTATGGTGGTGACAAAGGATACAATTATGGTGGTGACAAAGGATACAACTATGGTGGAGGTAATGGAGTTGCAGCATACAGTTATGGAGGTGGATGCCAAGCATATGGAGGAGACAAAGGATACAATTATGGTGGTGACAAAGGATACAACTATGGTGGAGGTAATGGAGTTGCAGCTTACAGTAATGGAGGCGGATGTCAAGGATATGGTGGTGACAAAGGATACAGTTATGGTGGTGACAAAGGATACAACTATGGTGGAGGTAATGGAGTTGCAGCTTACAGTAATGGAGGCGGATGTCAAGGATATGGTGGTGACAAAGGATACAATTATGGTGGAGGTAATGGTGTTGCAGCTTACAATTATCAAGATGGATGTAAAGGATATGGCGGAGACAAAGGATACAACTATGGTGGAGGTAATGGTGTTGCAGCTTACAATTATCAAGATGGATGTAAAGGATATGGTGGAGACAAAGGATACAACTATGGTGGAGGTAATGGTGTTGCAGCTTATAATTATCAAGATGGATGTAAAGGATATGGCGGAGACAAAGGATACAACTATGGTGGAGGTAATGGTGTTGCAGCTTACAATTATCAAGATGGATGTAAAGGATATGGCGGAGACAAAGGATACAATTATG GTGGTGGCAATGGAGTTGCAGCTTATAATGCCCCCCAACAAGGCATCATTTCACAAGCCCTTGGAAAAGGCATTTCGGGTGTTAAACAAGCTCAATGCGCACTTCCTAATGCTGCCCATGCTATTAAAGAAGCAAAGAAAAGTAGATCATGCAAAAAGTAG